One region of Duncaniella freteri genomic DNA includes:
- a CDS encoding helix-turn-helix transcriptional regulator, which produces MARNLLGRYVWLIDTIRRYGSIKRGKLNELWVISPFSNGEPLPRRTFYNYREAIEELFSISINYDPATYEYSIATGDNHQEGVTDWLLNTAAMSNALSTASDISERIFLEDVPSARLYLSQVISALREHRAVHFTYRPYTRSTPSNGVIVEPYFLKIFRQRWYLTGRNVADQKVKTYALDRMEDVTLDDDTFEPDPTFDAESYVRDTFGIVFSQGEAKDVALRTDSRQAKYFRALPLHHSQREVVHDDYSIFYYRLRLTPDFLQEVLSLGPNVCVIAPPELRAMVTSSLHETLSLYESKD; this is translated from the coding sequence ATGGCACGAAATCTATTAGGCCGCTATGTGTGGCTCATCGACACCATCAGAAGGTACGGCTCCATAAAGCGTGGAAAGCTTAACGAGCTGTGGGTAATATCACCTTTTTCAAACGGTGAACCGCTCCCGCGCCGCACATTCTACAACTACCGTGAAGCCATTGAGGAGCTTTTCTCAATATCAATCAACTATGACCCTGCCACCTATGAATACTCCATCGCCACAGGTGACAACCATCAGGAGGGGGTCACCGACTGGCTGCTCAACACTGCTGCCATGAGCAACGCGCTATCCACCGCCTCCGACATATCCGAGAGGATATTCCTTGAGGATGTGCCGTCCGCACGCCTATATCTGTCGCAGGTGATATCCGCCCTGCGCGAACACCGTGCCGTACATTTCACCTACCGTCCATACACACGCTCGACACCCAGCAACGGAGTCATCGTGGAGCCGTATTTCCTGAAAATTTTCCGTCAGCGGTGGTATCTTACAGGACGCAATGTGGCGGACCAGAAAGTGAAGACCTATGCACTCGACCGCATGGAGGATGTCACGCTGGACGATGACACATTTGAGCCGGACCCGACTTTTGACGCAGAGAGCTATGTGCGCGACACATTCGGCATAGTGTTCTCTCAGGGAGAAGCCAAGGATGTGGCACTGCGCACCGATTCGCGGCAAGCAAAATATTTCCGAGCACTCCCTCTTCATCATTCCCAGCGGGAGGTGGTACACGATGACTACTCAATATTCTATTACCGCCTGCGCCTCACCCCCGATTTTCTTCAGGAGGTGCTGTCATTAGGCCCGAATGTGTGCGTGATCGCACCACCGGAACTTCGAGCCATGGTCACATCCTCCCTGCATGAGACCCTCTCTCTATATGAATCGAAAGATTAA
- the rbr gene encoding rubrerythrin, whose protein sequence is MDKKSIKGTQTEHNLLAAFAGESQARSRYTLFAKKAKEEGYRQIAKIFKMTAKQEMSHAEMFFSKLEGGIVTIQAGYPAGVVGDTITNLREAAAGEREEWSDLYANFAQTAADEGFPEIAMIFKMVAKVEVEHEKRYLRLLERLTNDQEFSSNNPEQEWQCMHCGYVHKGSSAPKKCPVCGKEQAYFERKAENY, encoded by the coding sequence ATGGATAAAAAATCAATAAAAGGCACTCAGACCGAGCACAATCTGCTCGCAGCTTTCGCCGGTGAAAGCCAGGCTCGTTCACGATATACCCTCTTCGCAAAAAAAGCCAAGGAAGAGGGCTACCGACAGATTGCTAAAATATTCAAGATGACTGCCAAGCAGGAAATGAGTCACGCCGAGATGTTCTTCAGCAAGCTTGAGGGAGGTATCGTGACCATCCAGGCAGGCTATCCTGCCGGAGTGGTAGGCGACACCATCACTAATCTTCGCGAAGCAGCCGCAGGAGAACGTGAGGAATGGAGCGACCTGTACGCCAACTTCGCGCAGACCGCCGCCGATGAGGGATTCCCAGAGATAGCCATGATATTCAAGATGGTGGCAAAGGTAGAGGTCGAGCATGAGAAGCGTTATCTACGTCTGCTCGAACGCCTCACCAACGACCAGGAATTTTCAAGCAACAATCCTGAGCAGGAATGGCAATGCATGCATTGCGGCTATGTGCACAAAGGAAGCTCAGCCCCCAAGAAATGCCCTGTATGCGGAAAGGAACAGGCTTATTTCGAGCGTAAGGCCGAGAACTATTAA
- a CDS encoding N-acetylmuramidase family protein, translating to MLQRAAMLVASVLLSSAIFTINSDGQSRKTDKDVDVSESPVAMAKQLTEPKDTILALTEQDFLEVAQSLGVEVAAIKAVVEIEAGCTHEGFSAPGKPLINFDLTMFRRFAKRHGVNLSKYGKSHSVVFNSHRGSQLRANRRLEAAKTIHPQAAVEGTFWGMFQIGGFNWKRCGAESLENFVELMSRSERDQLDMFANFITNTGLVKHLQSKNWAAFARGYNGPAYARRRYHTRMASAYARHSKCEKQKTTVEPDSTSDSEG from the coding sequence ATGCTACAACGTGCAGCCATGCTCGTAGCATCGGTGCTACTTTCCTCAGCTATATTCACCATCAATAGTGACGGACAGTCACGAAAAACCGACAAAGATGTTGACGTCAGTGAATCGCCGGTAGCTATGGCAAAACAGCTCACAGAGCCGAAAGACACAATTCTCGCATTGACCGAACAAGACTTCCTTGAAGTAGCCCAGTCGTTGGGTGTGGAAGTCGCCGCTATCAAGGCCGTCGTTGAAATCGAGGCCGGATGTACTCACGAGGGCTTTTCCGCTCCAGGCAAGCCGCTCATAAATTTTGACCTCACCATGTTTCGCCGATTTGCCAAAAGGCATGGGGTCAATCTGTCAAAGTATGGTAAATCGCATTCCGTGGTGTTCAATTCCCACCGTGGATCGCAGTTGCGTGCCAACCGCCGCCTTGAGGCAGCCAAGACCATTCATCCGCAGGCTGCTGTCGAGGGCACATTCTGGGGGATGTTCCAGATAGGAGGTTTCAATTGGAAAAGGTGTGGAGCCGAGAGCCTGGAGAACTTTGTGGAACTTATGTCGCGTTCCGAACGAGATCAGCTCGACATGTTTGCAAATTTCATCACGAACACCGGACTGGTAAAGCATCTCCAGTCCAAAAACTGGGCCGCATTTGCACGTGGATATAACGGACCTGCCTATGCTCGCCGTCGTTATCATACGCGTATGGCCTCTGCCTATGCCCGCCATAGCAAATGTGAGAAGCAGAAGACGACTGTAGAACCGGATTCGACCTCCGATTCTGAAGGATGA